In a single window of the Notamacropus eugenii isolate mMacEug1 chromosome 4, mMacEug1.pri_v2, whole genome shotgun sequence genome:
- the PRR36 gene encoding proline-rich protein 36, translated as MVACQHQKQPLGAGKGGRSPRVLQNDFPRGLSLVLSLSDTARPTQGAQVSKAGLPGSRLPGASGPEPGSLRAPPKSRAQPSPLPKATAPRRTSKSPGDPVSSPASVVRRKSSESFSGVQSRLPGPTRRQDNTSAASLAQTSLQALPSTCPVIRSKGPSLPSTPPPSRKEQAPPLATPPKHAPPPSLTTPPPQVNPSLSTSPQKAPPSPLATPTIQAIPPSLPTPSPLANPSLSTSPQQAPPSPLATPPIQAIPPPQINPSLSTSPQQAPPSPLATQATPPPQVNPSLSTSPQKAPPSPLATPPIQATPPSLPTPLPQANPSLSTSPQETPPSPLATPPIQATPPSLPTPLPQANPSLSTSPQETPPSPLATSPIQATPPSLPTPSPQANPSLSTSPQQAPSSPLATPTIQTTSPFLLTPLPQASPSLSPSPQHIPSSLASSPLLIHPSPSVTSLPLAPPFLTTDPQQVPPSSPLDPPSLQATSPATPPPQTPPSPVATPIQPILIPSTTSTLQDLTPLSPSEQRADSLLATPLIQAPPSPLAPLSPPQATPLLQGFPLTTSPLQEPPLPLATPPRQERVGLSQRLSILATPPLQTPPIPSDPPSHLFPPSPPLATPPLQASLFPLASPPPQATPFPPASPPLQVLPSPIATLSQQTPSFHLVPPSPPLVTPPLQAPPFHLILPSQAPSLDTRPLQPPPIPLVLPPPPSPLATPPLQAPPSPLDTPLVPRSPSPLARAPVLTQPHSQTEPPGELSLPEPVLSLGTLGGELSRSPSSTLSGPDLAGHSSSATSTPEELRAYDSGPEIGAPASPPPDPDLELAACHPAVWSRPGVPTRSPCTTSPRLAHAVPGEPLPWSPMAGPPDGLSTIYEAEAPESTFGPPNREAQDQEEEDDQTVEKMPPAPRGPKAARVGELQLGALQASVVQQLLSRTLLLAAEGPGGARQGPGSGRPALSDAELGRWAELLSPLDESRASITSVTSFSPDDVASPQGDWTVVEVETFH; from the exons ATGGTGGCCTGTCAGCA CCAAAAACAACCACTAGGTGCAGGCAAAGGGGGAAGGTCTCCTAGGGTCTTgcaaaatgactttcccagaggcCTTTCTCTTGTCCTATCTCTTTCAGATACTGCTCGCCCAACTCAGGGAGCCCAAGTCTCAAAGGCTGGGCTCCCTGGGTCACGACTGCCCGGAGCCTCAGGACCCGAACCAGGGTCTCTGCGGGCTCCCCCCAAATCCAGGGCCCAGCCCTCTCCCCTACCCAAAGCCACAGCCCCCAGAAGAACCTCCAAGAGCCCCGGGGACCCTGTCTCCAGCCCAGCCTCTGTGGTCAGGAGGAAGTCCAGCGAAAGTTTTTCTGGTGTTCAGTCCCGCCTCCCTGGACCCACCCGTCGCCAGGACAACACTTCTGCGGCCTCATTGGCCCAGACCTCTCTTCAGGCCCTGCCCTCAACCTGTCCAGTAATTCGGTCCAAgggtccctcccttccctccacacCCCCGCCTAGCCGAAAAGAACAGGCTCCACCCTTAGCCACACCCCCTAAACATgctcctcccccttccttgaCCACACCCCCTCCACAAGTCAATCCCTCTCTGTCCACATCCCCTCAGAAGGCCCCACCCTCTCCCTTAGCCACACCCACTATACAAGCTATACCCCCTTCCTTGCCCACACCCTCTCCACTAGCCAATCCCTCTCTGTCCACATCCCCCCAACAGGCCCCACCCTCTCCCTTAGCCACACCCCCTATACAAGCTATACCCCCTCCACAAATTAATCCCTCTCTGTCCACATCCCCCCAGCAGGCCCCACCCTCTCCCTTAGCCACACAAGCTACACCCCCTCCACAAGTCAATCCCTCTCTGTCCACATCCCCTCAGAAGGCCCCACCCTCTCCCTTAGCCACACCTCCTATACAAGCCACTCCCCCTTCCTTGCCCACACCCCTTCCACAAGCCAATCCCTCTCTGTCCACATCCCCCCAGGAGACCCCACCCTCTCCCTTAGCCACACCTCCTATACAAGCCACTCCCCCTTCCTTGCCCACACCCCTTCCACAAGCCAATCCCTCTCTGTCCACATCCCCCCAGGAGACCCCACCTTCTCCCTTAGCCACATCTCCTATACAAGCCACTCCCCCTTCCTTGCCCACACCCTCTCCACAAGCCAATCCCTCTCTGTCCACATCCCCTCAGCAGGCCCCATCCTCTCCCTTAGCCACACCCACTATACAAACCACTTCCCCTTTCTTGCTCACACCCCTTCCACAAGCCAGTCCCTCTCTGTCCCCATCCCCTCAGCATATTCCATCTTCTTTAGCTTCCAGTCCTCTACTGATCCATCCTTCTCCTTCAGTCACATCGCTTCCTCTGGCTCCTCCCTTTCTGACCACAGACCCTCAACAGGTCCCACCTTCTTCTCCCTTAGACCCGCCCTCCCTCCAGGCCACATCTCCAGCCACACCTCCTCCACAGACCCCTCCCTCTCCTGTGGCCACACCCATCCAGcctattctcattccttcaaCCACTTCCACTCTTCAGGACCtgactcctctttcaccctctgAACAAAGGGCTGACTCTCTCCTGGCCACACCCCTTATTCAGGCTCCACCCTCTCCCTTGGCCCCACTCTCCCCCCCTCAGGCCACTCCTCTTCTACAGGGCTTTCCCTTAACCACATCCCCTTTACAGGAGCCACCTTTGCCCTTAGCCACGCCTCCTCGCCAGGAGAGGGTGGGGCTTTCTCAGAGGCTCTCCATTTTAGCCACACCCCCTCTACAGACCCCTCCCATTCCTTCAGACCCACCCTCTCACTTGTTCCCACCCTCTCCTCCCTTGGCCACACCTCCTCTTCAggcctctcttttccctttggcCTCACCCCCTCCTCAAGCTACTCCCTTTCCTCCAGCCTCACCCCCTCTGCAGGTCCTTCCTTCTCCCATAGCCACACTCTCTCAACAAACTCCATCCTTTCACTTGGTCCCgccttccccacccctggtcacACCCCCTCTTCAGGCCCCTCCCTTTCATCTGATCTTGCCTTCTCAGGCACCATCTTTGGATACTCGCCCTTTGCAGCCCCCTCCTATTCCTCTAGTtttgccccctcctccctctccactagCCACGCCTCCTCTTCaggctcctccctctcccctggaCACACCTCTTGTGCCACGCTCTCCCTCTCCCCTGGCTAGAGCACCTGTGCTGACCCAACCCCACTCACAGACTGAGCCTCCTGGGGAGCTGTCCCTTCCCGAGCCTGTCTTGTCCTTGGGAACCTTGGGTGGGGAGCTGTCCAGAAGCCCTTCCAGCACTCTGAGTGGCCCGGACCTTGCTGGCCACAGCAGCAGTGCCACAAGTACACCGGAGGAGCTGCGAGCCTATGACAGTGGTCCCGAGATAGGAGCCCCAGCTTCGCCCCCACCTGATCCTGACCTCGAACTTGCTGCCTGCCATCCTGCTGTCTGGAGCCGGCCGGGGGTCCCCACACGGAGCCCCTGTACCACCTCCCCTCGACTTGCCCATGCGGTCCCAG GTGAGCCACTGCCCTGGTCCCCTATGGCTGGGCCCCCAGATGGCTTGTCCACAATCTATGAGGCAGAGGCCCCGGAATCAACATTTGGGCCCCCAAACAGGGAGGCACAGGAtcaggaggaagaggatgatcAGACCGTGGAGAAGATGCCTCCAGCTCCACGTGGTCCCAAGGCAGCTCGAGTGGGTGAGCTGCAGCTGGGAGCATTGCAGGCCAGTGTAGTACAGCAGTTGCTGAGTCGGACACTGCTGTTGGCTGCAGAGGGACCAGGGGGAGCCAGGCAGGGACCTGGGAGTGGCCGCCCAGCTCTGAGTGATGCTGAACTGGGCCGCTGGGCAGAACTGCTCTCCCCTCTGGATGAGTCTCGGGCTAGCATCACATCTGTCACTAGCTTCTCCCCAGACGATGTTGCCTCACCACAGGGAGACTGGACTGTAGTTGAGGTGGAGACCTTCCACTGA